One window of Chionomys nivalis chromosome 10, mChiNiv1.1, whole genome shotgun sequence genomic DNA carries:
- the Serpina5 gene encoding plasma serine protease inhibitor, with protein MRIFSFLCLLLLSLGVVSRYHSRSQEKKKVKGPSVSARVTPRSKDFAFSLYRALASEAPDQNVFFSPMSVSMSLAMLSMGTGSHSKKQIMEGLGLSLQQSQEAELHKGFQHLMQRFSQLSDGLQLSLGSALFTDPAVHIRDNFLSAMKTLYMADTFSTNFGNPEMAKKQINDYVAKQTKGKIVDLIKDLHSTHVMVLINYIFFKAKWETAFSDKSTHKEDFHVTPKQTIQVLMMNREDEYPYLVDQDISCTVVRLPYQGNASALFVLPNEGKMQQVENGLNEGALKNWLKTATKRRLGLYLPKFSIEGTYHLEKILPKMGIKDVFTSHADLSGITDHANLNLSEMMHKSLVEVDESGTVAAAATGEVFMFRSARPRTLQMKFNRPFLFAIEKNMDLLFLGKVVRP; from the exons ATGAGGATCTTCTCCTTTCTATGCTTGCTGCTCCTCAGCCTTGGGGTAGTCTCCCGCTACCACTCCCGTTCCCAGGAGAAGAAGAAGGTCAAGGGGCCCTCTGTGAGTGCTAGGGTAACTCCCAGAAGCAAGGACTTTGCCTTCAGTCTCTACAGGGCCTTGGCTTCTGAAGCCCCTGATCAGAATGTCTTCTTCTCCCCCATGAGCGTGTCCATGAGCTTGGCCATGCTGTCTATGGGGACTGGATCCCACAGTAAGAAACAGATCATGGAGGGCCTGGGCCTCAGCCTCCAGCAAAGCCAAGAGGCTGAGCTCCACAAGGGCTTCCAACATCTGATGCAGAGGTTCAGTCAGCTTAGTGATGGCCTCCAGTTGAGTCTGGGCAGTGCCCTTTTTACAGACCCAGCAGTACATATTCGGGACAACTTCTTGAGTGCCATGAAGACCCTGTACATGGCGGATACTTTCTCTACCAACTTCGGGAACCCTGAAATGGCTAAGAAGCAGATTAATGACTATGTGGCCAAGCAGACCAAGGGCAAGATTGTAGACTTGATCAAGGACCTCCATAGCACCCATGTCATGGTGCTGATAAATTACATCTTCTTCAAAG CCAAGTGGGAGACGGCCTTCAGTGACAAAAGCACCCACAAGGAAGATTTCCACGTGACCCCCAAGCAGACCATACAAGTGCTCATGATGAACCGTGAAGACGAGTACCCCTACCTCGTGGACCAGGATATTTCCTGCACCGTGGTAAGGCTCCCTTACCAAGGCAATGCCTCCGCTCTGTTCGTTCTCCCCAACGAAGGCAAGATGCAGCAGGTGGAGAATGGCCTGAATGAGGGAGCCCTGAAGAACTGGCTGAAGACAGCCACAAAGAG GCGGTTAGGCCTTTACCTCCCCAAGTTCTCCATTGAGGGTACCTACCATCTGGAGAAAATCCTACCCAAGATGGGCATCAAGGATGTCTTCACCTCCCATGCTGATCTGTCTGGCATCACTGACCATGCCAATCTCAACTTGTCTGAG ATGATGCACAAATCCTTGGTGGAGGTAGACGAGTCAGGAACCGTAGCGGCTGCTGCCACAGGAGAGGTCTTCATGTTCAGATCTGCTCGGCCGAGGACTCTGCAGATGAAATTCAACAGACCTTTTCTGTTTGCCATCGAGAAAAACATGGATCTCTTGTTCCTTGGCAAAGTGGTCCGGCCCTGA
- the Serpina4 gene encoding kallistatin, giving the protein MHRTFCLLLLAGYLLLSHGQPAQESNNTSNQTYTESSQLNISSYQIIAPGNADFAFRLYHLVAAQNSEKNIFFSPLSISIALAMLSTGAGGDTQTQILEGLGFNLTELSQPEIHEGFRLMQGIVSRPSPEMDISVGNALILSGDLQPLPEFVSTTEASYNSKVLLGNFRDTKATIQLINNYVKEKTRGKIKDLIKDLSPNVRMVLVNYIFFRGLWKKPFPFHKVTVSNFYVDEKTVVQVPMMQQDDNEHWFLDDRRVPCTVLRMEYQGDGAAAFFILPQKGKMEEVEHMLSPGMLARWNHLLQNRNFYRKLTLHFPKFSIANSYSLEEILPYLGFQDLFTQRADFSRINEEEKLQLSKVFHKATLDVNEVGTEAAAATGTSVMFLSAKHKKRVLVFNRPFFAVIYSTSTKNILFMGKVFNPTA; this is encoded by the exons ATGCATCGCACCTTCTGCCTGCTCCTTCTGGCTGGATACCTGCTGCTTTCTCACGGCCAGCCAGCCCAAGAGTCCAACAACACATCCAACCAAACCTATACAGAGTCCTCACAGTTGAACATCTCCAGCTACCAGATCATTGCCCCTGGCAATGCTGACTTTGCGTTCCGTCTCTACCACCTGGTGGCAGCCCAAAACTCTGAGAAGAACATTTTCTTCTCCCCACTCAGCATCTCCATCGCCTTGGCCATGCTGTCCACAGGGGCTGGTGGGGACACCCAGACCCAGATCCTTGAAGGCCTGGGCTTCAACCTCACCGAGCTGTCACAGCCTGAAATCCATGAGGGCTTCAGGCTCATGCAGGGCATAGTAAGTCGTCCATCTCCTGAGATGGACATCTCTGTAGGCAACGCGCTGATCCTTAGCGGGGACCTGCAGCCTCTTCCTGAGTTTGTCAGCACCACGGAAGCCTCCTATAACAGCAAAGTCTTACTTGGTAACTTCAGAGACACGAAGGCTACGATCCAGCTCATCAACAACTATGTCAAGGAGAAAACCCGTGGAAAGATCAAGGATTTGATCAAAGACCTGAGCCCCAACGTAAGGATGGTTCTGGTGAATTATATCTTCTTCCGAG GTCTGTGGAAGAAACCTTTCCCTTTCCATAAAGTCACTGTGAGTAACTTCTACGTGGATGAGAAGACGGTTGTGCAGGTCCCCATGATGCAGCAAGATGACAATGAACACTGGTTTCTGGATGACAGACGTGTGCCCTGCACGGTTCTGCGGATGGAATACCAAGGCGATGGTGCCGCGGCGTTTTTCATCCTTCCTCAGAAGGGCAAGATGGAGGAGGTGGAGCACATGCTGTCCCCAGGCATGCTGGCAAGGTGGAACCACTTGCTTCAGAATAG GAACTTTTACAGAAAGCTTACACTGCACTTCCCCAAATTCTCCATTGCAAATTCCTATTCATTAGAAGAGATTTTGCCCTACCTGGGTTTCCAGGACCTGTTCACCCAGCGCGCTGACTTCTCGCGCATCAACGAAGAGGAGAAATTGCAGCTATCCAAA gttttccacaAGGCCACCCTGGATGTGAATGAAGTTGGCACGGAGGCTGCGGCAGCCACTGGTACCTCTGTTATGTTTCTTTCTGCCAAGCACAAGAAACGTGTCCTTGTATTCAACCGGCCATTCTTCGCAGTGATATATTCCACCAGCACCAAGAATATCCTCTTCATGGGGAAGGTGTTCAACCCCACAGCATAG